A genomic region of Roseateles amylovorans contains the following coding sequences:
- a CDS encoding phytoene/squalene synthase family protein has protein sequence MHDPRELLEADLAVCRASLAYHSKTFHAASLLLPPDVRAPATVLYGFCRLADDTVDVEGGRRLALTQLRRRLDGVFDGRPQPVAADRALAAVVARYGIPRALLDLLLEGLAWDVEGRRYESLEDLQDYAARVAGSVGAMMSLLMGTRDPAALARACDLGVAMQLSNIARDVGEDARMGRLYLPQQWLRDAGLDPETWLADPRHSPALASVVQRLLQAAEPLYTRAAAGITRLPLACRPGINAARFLYAAVGQEVARAGFDAVQRRAVVPGARKLKWLALAGLDLWPSQRLLSAPTLPACEPLLAAVASVPVPERVPRAEALIDLFSRLEREDRDAAWQRSAA, from the coding sequence ATGCACGACCCGCGTGAACTGCTGGAGGCCGACCTCGCGGTCTGCCGCGCCAGCCTGGCCTATCACTCCAAGACCTTCCATGCCGCCTCGCTGCTGCTGCCGCCGGACGTGCGGGCGCCGGCCACGGTGCTTTACGGCTTCTGCCGTCTGGCCGATGACACGGTGGATGTGGAGGGCGGCCGACGCCTGGCCCTGACGCAACTGCGCCGCCGGCTGGACGGCGTGTTTGACGGTCGCCCCCAACCGGTGGCGGCGGATCGGGCGTTGGCGGCGGTGGTGGCGCGCTACGGCATTCCGCGTGCGCTGCTGGACCTGCTGCTGGAGGGCCTGGCCTGGGATGTGGAGGGCCGCCGCTACGAGTCGCTGGAGGACCTGCAGGATTACGCCGCCCGCGTGGCCGGCAGTGTGGGCGCGATGATGAGCCTGTTGATGGGCACGCGCGATCCCGCTGCACTGGCCCGTGCCTGTGACCTGGGGGTGGCGATGCAACTGTCCAACATTGCCCGGGATGTGGGCGAGGATGCCCGCATGGGGCGCCTCTACCTGCCCCAGCAGTGGTTGCGCGACGCGGGCCTGGACCCCGAGACCTGGTTGGCCGATCCGCGCCACAGCCCGGCCCTGGCGAGCGTGGTGCAGCGTCTGCTGCAGGCGGCCGAGCCGCTGTATACGCGGGCCGCCGCCGGCATCACCCGTCTGCCGCTGGCCTGCCGCCCCGGCATCAACGCGGCGCGTTTTCTTTATGCGGCGGTGGGGCAGGAAGTGGCCCGTGCGGGGTTCGATGCTGTGCAGCGCCGCGCCGTGGTGCCGGGTGCCCGCAAGCTGAAGTGGCTGGCCCTGGCGGGCCTGGACCTCTGGCCCTCCCAACGACTATTGAGCGCGCCGACGCTGCCGGCCTGTGAGCCGCTGCTGGCGGCGGTGGCCAGTGTGCCGGTGCCGGAACGTGTGCCGCGTGCGGAGGCGTTGATCGACCTTTTCAGCCGGCTGGAACGCGAAGATCGCGATGCCGCCTGGCAGCGGAGTGCAGCATGA
- the hemA gene encoding glutamyl-tRNA reductase: MTVLALGLNHGSAPLDLRGRFAIPTEALGRSIQGLRDHLSQARAEVAILSTCNRTEVYVGLPASGCPRHALALLEPAMDWLAQRGDTPPGELRQHSYFREGVEAARHAFRVAAGLDSMVLGEPQILGQMKVAVREAGTAGTLGTTLHQMFQRSFSVAKEVRSRTEIGSHAVSLAASAVRLAQQLFDDLPQRRVLFIGAGEMIELVATHFAAQKPLQMTVANRSAERGQALAHRLGADQLPLAALGDALGSFDIVISCTASSLPLIGLGAVERAIKQRKRRPMLMLDLAVPRDIEPEVARLDDVYLYTVDDLARQVQVNGERRQAAVAQAEAIVSAGVDSFSQWLEQRAAVPVIQALQRQIEDWRQAELLKARRSLARGQDVDTVMESLSAALTRKMLHGPLSELHASAGEAHRASVNSVQRLFLRTGS, from the coding sequence ATGACCGTGCTGGCATTGGGCTTGAACCATGGCAGTGCGCCGCTGGACCTGCGGGGCCGCTTCGCGATTCCGACCGAGGCGCTGGGCCGCAGCATCCAGGGCCTGCGGGATCACCTGTCGCAGGCGCGTGCAGAGGTGGCGATCCTGTCGACCTGCAACCGCACCGAGGTCTATGTCGGTCTGCCCGCCAGCGGCTGTCCGCGGCATGCCCTGGCGCTGCTGGAGCCGGCCATGGACTGGCTGGCCCAGCGGGGCGACACGCCGCCAGGGGAACTGCGTCAGCACAGCTACTTTCGCGAGGGCGTGGAAGCCGCCCGGCATGCGTTCCGCGTGGCCGCGGGCCTGGACTCGATGGTGCTGGGCGAGCCGCAGATCCTCGGTCAGATGAAGGTGGCGGTGCGAGAGGCAGGGACGGCCGGCACTTTGGGCACGACGCTGCACCAGATGTTCCAGCGCAGCTTTTCGGTGGCCAAGGAAGTGCGCAGCCGGACCGAGATCGGCAGCCATGCGGTCAGCCTGGCGGCCTCGGCCGTGCGTCTGGCGCAGCAGCTGTTCGACGACCTGCCGCAGCGCCGGGTGCTGTTCATCGGCGCTGGCGAAATGATCGAGCTGGTGGCGACTCACTTTGCCGCGCAGAAGCCGCTGCAGATGACGGTGGCCAATCGCAGCGCCGAACGCGGCCAGGCGCTGGCGCACCGGCTGGGGGCGGATCAGCTTCCGCTGGCCGCGCTGGGCGACGCGCTGGGGAGCTTCGACATCGTCATCAGCTGCACCGCCAGCAGTCTTCCCTTGATCGGCCTGGGCGCGGTGGAGCGGGCGATCAAGCAGCGCAAGCGTCGCCCGATGCTGATGCTGGACCTGGCTGTGCCGCGCGACATCGAACCGGAAGTGGCGCGGCTGGATGACGTCTATCTCTACACGGTGGACGATCTGGCGCGTCAGGTGCAGGTCAATGGCGAGCGTCGTCAGGCGGCGGTGGCGCAGGCCGAAGCCATCGTCAGTGCCGGCGTGGACAGCTTTTCGCAGTGGCTGGAGCAGCGCGCCGCCGTGCCGGTGATCCAGGCCCTGCAGCGGCAGATCGAGGACTGGCGGCAGGCGGAGCTGCTCAAGGCCCGGCGCTCGCTGGCGCGTGGTCAGGATGTGGACACGGTGATGGAATCGCTCTCCGCCGCGCTGACCCGCAAGATGCTGCACGGCCCGCTCAGTGAATTGCATGCGAGCGCCGGAGAGGCCCATCGGGCGTCGGTGAACTCGGTGCAGCGGTTGTTCCTGCGCACCGGTTCATGA
- a CDS encoding NAD(P)H-binding protein has product MARVFMLGASGTIGQATVRALLRRGHEVVCLVRPRAGVGGRLDLTDLSRLLPGAELRVGQAGDLASQAQAGWRGERFDALVSCLASRTGMPRDAWAVDHDAHLHALTCARQAGVQQVVQLSALCLQKPLLPFQQAKLAFERALMASGLRWSIVRPTSFFKSLCGQVERVRRGQPFLLFGDGRLTACKPISDDDLADYLADCLHDPDRADRILPIGGPGPALTLRDQGELLFRALGRAPRFREVPVGLMSAIVGTLGVLGKVWPAAADKAELARIGRYYATESMLVLDPLTRRPNERLTPSAGRQTLGDFYAALARGEAALPDRGDHAVF; this is encoded by the coding sequence ATGGCCCGCGTCTTCATGCTGGGCGCCAGCGGCACCATCGGCCAGGCCACCGTGCGGGCGCTGCTTCGCCGCGGGCATGAGGTGGTGTGCCTGGTGCGTCCGCGCGCGGGGGTCGGCGGGCGTCTGGATCTGACCGACCTCAGCCGGCTGCTGCCGGGCGCGGAACTCCGGGTGGGCCAGGCCGGCGACCTGGCGTCTCAGGCGCAGGCGGGCTGGCGGGGCGAGCGCTTCGATGCGCTGGTGTCCTGCCTCGCCTCACGCACCGGCATGCCCCGGGACGCCTGGGCGGTGGACCACGATGCCCATCTCCACGCGCTGACCTGCGCCCGACAGGCCGGTGTGCAGCAGGTGGTCCAGCTGTCGGCCCTGTGCCTGCAGAAGCCGCTGCTGCCGTTCCAGCAGGCCAAGCTGGCCTTTGAACGGGCGCTGATGGCCTCCGGCCTGCGCTGGTCCATCGTGCGGCCCACCTCGTTTTTCAAGTCGCTGTGCGGCCAGGTGGAGCGGGTGCGCCGGGGGCAGCCCTTCCTGCTGTTTGGCGACGGCCGGCTCACCGCCTGCAAGCCGATCAGCGACGACGATCTGGCCGACTACCTCGCCGATTGCCTGCACGACCCCGACCGCGCCGATCGCATCCTGCCCATCGGTGGACCCGGTCCCGCATTGACCCTGCGCGATCAAGGTGAGCTGCTGTTCCGGGCCCTCGGGCGCGCGCCGCGTTTCCGCGAAGTGCCGGTGGGGCTGATGAGTGCCATCGTCGGCACGCTGGGGGTGCTGGGAAAGGTCTGGCCGGCAGCCGCCGACAAGGCCGAGCTGGCACGCATCGGCCGCTACTACGCCACGGAGTCGATGCTGGTCCTGGACCCGCTGACCCGTCGACCGAACGAACGCCTCACCCCGTCGGCGGGTCGTCAGACCCTGGGGGATTTTTATGCGGCGCTGGCGCGTGGGGAGGCGGCGCTGCCGGATCGAGGGGATCACGCCGTGTTCTGA
- a CDS encoding carotenoid 1,2-hydratase, with translation MQALTLIAFIGSVFSPYYAWARRRQGEGQAAAQAHCALNVSLYRRAPGARRFARLWAMTERGTEALQQDATRLQIGPSQLTWQSDGRLQIDIDECTVPWPRRLRGRVLLQPGALPGRAFALDAQAHHHWQPISPGAQVTVDFSAPDCHWTGHAYLDANHGSRPLARDFHSWQWQRSSQPDGRTLVLYDVQPLAGPRHTLSLAIDADGRVSPQPLQPPQGLPDTAWQMRRHTRGHRPPELLATLESGPFYCRSLLLDRDSGDHRGIDGGTVAVHESLSLQRFEQPWVQALLPFRMPRRAAWPGAR, from the coding sequence GTGCAGGCGCTGACCCTGATCGCCTTCATCGGCAGCGTGTTCTCGCCCTATTACGCCTGGGCGCGTCGGCGCCAGGGAGAGGGTCAAGCCGCGGCACAGGCCCATTGCGCCCTCAACGTGTCGCTGTATCGCCGCGCCCCCGGCGCGCGTCGCTTCGCTCGGCTGTGGGCCATGACCGAACGCGGCACCGAGGCCTTGCAGCAGGACGCGACGCGCCTGCAGATCGGCCCCAGCCAACTGACTTGGCAGTCCGATGGCCGCCTGCAGATCGACATCGATGAATGCACCGTGCCCTGGCCCCGACGGCTGCGTGGCCGGGTGCTGCTGCAGCCCGGGGCGCTGCCCGGACGGGCTTTTGCGCTGGATGCGCAGGCGCACCATCACTGGCAGCCGATCAGCCCCGGCGCGCAGGTGACGGTGGACTTCAGCGCGCCGGACTGCCACTGGACCGGGCACGCCTATCTCGATGCCAACCACGGCAGCCGGCCGTTGGCGCGCGACTTTCACAGCTGGCAGTGGCAGCGCAGCAGCCAGCCGGATGGACGGACCCTGGTGCTGTACGACGTGCAGCCGCTGGCGGGACCGCGCCACACGCTGTCACTGGCCATCGATGCGGACGGCCGTGTCAGCCCCCAGCCGCTGCAGCCGCCGCAGGGCCTGCCCGACACGGCCTGGCAAATGCGTCGGCACACCCGGGGTCATCGCCCCCCGGAATTGCTGGCCACGCTGGAGAGCGGCCCCTTCTACTGCCGCTCACTGCTGCTGGACAGGGACAGTGGCGACCACCGCGGCATCGACGGTGGCACGGTGGCGGTGCATGAGAGCCTGTCACTGCAGCGATTCGAGCAGCCCTGGGTGCAGGCCCTGCTCCCGTTTCGCATGCCCCGCCGTGCGGCGTGGCCAGGAGCGCGGTGA
- the crtD gene encoding 1-hydroxycarotenoid 3,4-desaturase CrtD gives MNRVRPLSSLTPPRVVVIGAGMGGLAAAALLARQGVEVQLLERADAPGGKMRPVELGALRLDGGPTVLTMRWVFEALFDRLGTSLDQHVHLHRSEVLARHAWSADERLDLHADLDQSIEAIAAFSSRAEATRYRAFCQRAAQVFATLDPAFIRASRPSPVSLTWRVLRQQGLAGLHQLMRIAPFTSLWRELGRFFRDPRLHQLFGRYATYCGTSPFEAPATLMLVAHVEREAVWQVEGGMARLAQALAHCGQQHGVRLRCRAEVQRLLVSDGRISGVQLADGERLAADAVIFNGDARALTEGLMGPDAPQGLAHGSPSLSALTWHAEATTSGFDLSHHNVFFGPATGYRAEFDAIAAGRLPESPTVYVCAQDRSGQAHRLRPGLPAGQRRPERLMCLVNAPADASGRGLTAEEIARCEQQMWGRLREAGLQVSVSSPALVTRPQDFAQRFPASQGALYGPASRGWRASFQARPDGRTTLPGLFLAGGSVHPGPGVPMAALSGQLAADQLLEDLASTRSFHPAVMPGGMSMR, from the coding sequence ATGAACCGTGTCCGACCGCTGTCCTCGCTGACCCCGCCCCGGGTGGTGGTCATTGGTGCGGGCATGGGCGGACTGGCCGCGGCGGCGCTGCTGGCCCGCCAGGGTGTGGAGGTGCAGCTGCTGGAACGGGCGGACGCACCCGGCGGCAAGATGCGGCCGGTGGAGCTGGGCGCGCTGCGCCTGGACGGCGGGCCCACGGTGCTGACCATGCGCTGGGTGTTCGAGGCCCTGTTCGACCGCCTGGGCACCTCGCTGGATCAGCATGTGCATCTGCACCGCAGCGAAGTGCTGGCCCGACATGCCTGGAGCGCCGACGAGCGGCTGGACCTGCATGCCGATCTCGACCAGAGCATCGAGGCCATTGCCGCGTTCAGCAGCAGGGCCGAGGCCACGCGCTACCGGGCCTTCTGCCAACGCGCCGCCCAGGTCTTTGCCACGCTGGACCCGGCCTTCATCCGCGCCAGCCGGCCGTCGCCGGTGTCGCTCACCTGGCGGGTGCTGCGTCAGCAGGGACTGGCCGGGCTACATCAGCTGATGCGCATCGCGCCCTTCACCTCGCTGTGGCGGGAACTCGGCCGCTTCTTCCGGGATCCGCGGCTGCATCAGCTCTTCGGCCGCTATGCCACCTACTGCGGCACCTCGCCCTTCGAGGCGCCAGCCACGCTGATGCTGGTGGCCCATGTCGAGCGCGAGGCCGTCTGGCAGGTGGAGGGCGGCATGGCGCGTCTGGCGCAGGCCCTGGCCCACTGCGGGCAGCAGCACGGCGTGCGCCTGCGTTGCCGCGCGGAGGTGCAGCGGCTGCTGGTCAGCGATGGCCGGATCAGCGGCGTTCAACTGGCCGATGGCGAGAGGCTGGCGGCCGACGCGGTGATCTTCAACGGCGATGCCCGGGCCCTCACCGAGGGGCTGATGGGCCCGGATGCTCCGCAGGGGCTGGCTCATGGCAGTCCGTCGTTGTCGGCCCTGACCTGGCATGCCGAAGCCACCACCAGCGGCTTCGACCTGTCCCATCACAACGTGTTCTTTGGTCCTGCCACCGGTTACCGCGCCGAGTTCGACGCCATTGCCGCAGGGCGACTGCCCGAATCGCCCACCGTCTATGTCTGTGCCCAGGACCGCAGCGGGCAGGCCCACCGGCTGCGGCCGGGTCTGCCCGCCGGCCAGCGCCGGCCGGAGCGCCTGATGTGCCTGGTCAATGCCCCGGCCGATGCCTCTGGGCGCGGCCTTACCGCCGAGGAGATCGCGCGATGCGAGCAACAGATGTGGGGGCGGCTGCGCGAGGCGGGGCTGCAGGTGAGTGTGTCCAGTCCGGCCTTGGTGACCCGGCCGCAGGACTTCGCCCAGCGGTTTCCGGCCAGCCAGGGCGCGCTCTATGGCCCGGCCAGCCGGGGCTGGCGAGCGAGCTTCCAGGCCCGCCCGGACGGACGGACGACGCTGCCGGGCCTGTTCCTCGCGGGAGGCTCGGTGCATCCGGGCCCGGGCGTGCCGATGGCGGCCCTGTCGGGCCAACTGGCAGCCGATCAGCTGCTCGAGGACCTGGCTTCGACCAGGTCGTTCCACCCGGCGGTTATGCCTGGTGGTATGTCGATGCGCTGA
- a CDS encoding polyprenyl synthetase family protein, with protein sequence MSSDPRIERALRASLTPALAPGHPPQLAAALLHAVFPGGARIRPKLTLAVAQACGEDDPALTDAAAAAIELLHCASLVHDDLPCFDDAETRRGRPSVHRAFGERLAVLAGDALIVAAFDVLGPAARRHLSRLPVLLRAITQGVGMPMGIVAGQAWECEPQLSLAEYQQAKTGALFAAATMAGAQAAGADGEPWRALGERLGQTYQVADDIRDVMLDAQALGKPGGQDVARDRPSYARALGLDGAMAEFQRLVQATLLTVPACPGAAQFRQLIRREADRLVPQHLCAQVAAAA encoded by the coding sequence ATGTCCTCAGACCCACGGATCGAACGCGCCCTGCGGGCCAGCCTCACCCCAGCCCTGGCGCCTGGTCACCCACCGCAACTGGCCGCTGCTCTGCTGCATGCCGTCTTCCCGGGGGGCGCGCGCATCCGTCCCAAGCTGACCCTGGCCGTGGCCCAGGCCTGCGGCGAGGATGACCCCGCGCTGACCGATGCCGCCGCCGCCGCCATCGAGCTGCTGCATTGCGCCTCGCTGGTGCATGACGACCTGCCTTGTTTCGACGATGCGGAGACCCGTCGCGGACGGCCTTCGGTGCATCGGGCCTTCGGGGAGCGGCTAGCGGTGCTGGCGGGCGATGCCCTCATCGTGGCGGCCTTCGACGTGCTGGGGCCGGCCGCCCGGCGACATCTCTCACGGCTGCCGGTGCTGCTGCGCGCCATCACCCAGGGCGTGGGCATGCCGATGGGCATCGTCGCCGGCCAGGCCTGGGAGTGCGAGCCGCAGCTGTCGCTGGCGGAGTACCAGCAGGCCAAGACCGGCGCGTTGTTTGCAGCGGCCACCATGGCCGGTGCGCAGGCGGCTGGTGCCGATGGCGAGCCGTGGCGCGCCTTGGGCGAGCGACTCGGTCAGACCTATCAGGTGGCGGACGACATTCGCGACGTGATGCTGGATGCTCAGGCCCTGGGCAAACCGGGTGGGCAGGATGTGGCGCGGGACCGCCCCAGCTATGCCCGCGCCCTGGGCCTGGACGGCGCGATGGCGGAATTCCAGCGTCTGGTTCAGGCCACGCTGCTGACGGTACCGGCCTGTCCGGGTGCGGCGCAGTTCCGCCAACTGATCCGCCGTGAAGCCGACCGCCTGGTGCCGCAGCACCTGTGCGCCCAGGTCGCGGCGGCGGCCTGA
- a CDS encoding acetylserotonin O-methyltransferase, translating to MARVDAPPGSAAPVTHWLDGPLAWRDRLLASAAFRRWAQAFPLTRWLARRRAAGVFDLVAGFVYSQVLLACVQLRLFELLLDEGPQSASALAGRWQLPLMSTERLLRAAVALKLLEHRPHDRYGLGPLGAPLAGDAGLAAMIEHHAALYRDLAEPLALLRGTTRDAGLAAYWPYAGTDAPQTLPAERLKAYSDLMAASQPLVADQVLGAYPLRRHRRLLDVGGGNGAFACRAAQSAPGLQVQVFDLPGVAAAAHQRFEQAGLSDRCTAVGGDFLHDPLPVGADLVTLLRVVHDHDDARVLRLLRAVRQALVPGGSLLLAEPLAGTPGAERMGDTYFGVYLLAMGRGEPRSEQRLRELLAEAGFARVRRLPTALPLQASALLAKTPDTSNVNVG from the coding sequence ATGGCGCGCGTCGACGCCCCACCGGGTTCCGCGGCGCCCGTCACCCACTGGCTGGACGGCCCGCTGGCCTGGCGCGACCGCCTGCTGGCCAGCGCTGCCTTCAGGCGTTGGGCCCAGGCCTTTCCGCTGACCCGCTGGCTGGCGCGCCGCCGCGCGGCCGGCGTCTTCGACCTGGTGGCCGGGTTTGTCTATTCGCAGGTGCTGCTGGCCTGCGTGCAATTGCGGCTGTTCGAACTCCTGCTGGACGAAGGGCCGCAGAGCGCGTCGGCGTTGGCCGGGCGCTGGCAACTGCCGCTGATGTCGACCGAGCGGCTGCTGCGCGCCGCCGTCGCCCTGAAGCTGCTGGAGCACCGACCGCACGACCGCTATGGCCTGGGCCCACTGGGCGCGCCGCTGGCCGGGGATGCCGGACTGGCCGCGATGATCGAGCATCACGCGGCCCTCTACCGTGACCTCGCCGAGCCGCTGGCGCTGTTGCGTGGCACGACGCGGGACGCCGGCCTGGCCGCGTACTGGCCCTACGCCGGGACCGATGCGCCGCAGACGCTGCCCGCCGAGCGATTGAAGGCCTATTCCGATCTGATGGCCGCGTCTCAGCCGCTGGTGGCCGATCAGGTGCTCGGCGCCTATCCCCTGAGGCGACATCGCCGGCTGCTCGATGTGGGCGGCGGCAACGGGGCGTTCGCCTGCCGCGCGGCGCAATCGGCGCCCGGTCTGCAGGTGCAGGTGTTCGATCTCCCCGGCGTCGCGGCCGCGGCTCACCAGCGCTTCGAGCAGGCGGGACTGTCCGACCGCTGCACCGCCGTGGGGGGCGATTTTCTGCATGACCCGTTGCCGGTCGGCGCCGACCTGGTGACCCTGCTGCGCGTGGTGCACGACCACGATGACGCCCGCGTGCTGCGCCTGCTCAGAGCCGTCCGCCAGGCGCTGGTGCCGGGCGGCAGCCTGTTGCTGGCCGAGCCGTTGGCCGGAACACCCGGCGCGGAGCGCATGGGTGACACCTATTTCGGGGTCTACCTGTTGGCCATGGGTCGCGGTGAGCCACGCAGCGAGCAACGGCTGCGCGAGCTGCTGGCCGAGGCGGGATTCGCGCGCGTGCGGCGCCTGCCCACCGCCTTGCCGCTGCAGGCCAGTGCGCTCCTGGCAAAAACGCCTGACACGTCGAATGTAAATGTAGGTTGA
- the bchC gene encoding chlorophyll synthesis pathway protein BchC, translating to MNTLAVVIEQPQRLSLAPLRLPALQDGDVVVEVEFSGISTGTERLIWDGTMPMFPGMGYPLVPGYEAVGRVMAVGAGSNNWVGQRVFVPGARCFGEVRGLFGASASRLVVPGAKAVPVDDKLGEQAVLLALAATAYHSVAGGGQGQPHTPPDLIVGHGVLGRLLARMNVAAGLTDFTVWETNPLRQDGAVGYRVMHPQDDPRRDYRAIYDVSGDASLLDSLIGRLAFGGEVVLAGFYAKPLSLNFAPAFMREARIRVAAEWKRPDMLAVNALLHAGRLSLDGLLTHTEPAEQAGAAYAQAFGDAGCLKMVLDWRHHA from the coding sequence ATGAACACGCTCGCCGTCGTCATCGAACAGCCGCAGCGTCTGAGCCTGGCGCCGCTGCGGCTGCCGGCGCTGCAGGATGGGGATGTGGTGGTCGAGGTCGAGTTCAGCGGCATCAGCACCGGCACCGAGCGCCTGATCTGGGACGGCACCATGCCGATGTTCCCGGGCATGGGTTATCCGCTGGTCCCGGGCTATGAGGCGGTCGGCCGTGTGATGGCGGTGGGCGCCGGCAGCAACAACTGGGTGGGTCAGCGCGTGTTCGTGCCGGGCGCCCGCTGCTTCGGCGAGGTGCGCGGCCTGTTCGGGGCTTCCGCCTCGCGGTTGGTGGTGCCGGGCGCCAAGGCGGTGCCGGTGGATGACAAGCTGGGCGAACAAGCGGTGCTGCTGGCCCTCGCGGCGACGGCCTATCACAGCGTGGCCGGCGGTGGTCAGGGCCAGCCCCACACCCCGCCGGACCTGATCGTGGGCCACGGCGTGCTGGGCCGTCTGCTGGCGCGCATGAATGTCGCGGCCGGTCTGACGGACTTCACCGTCTGGGAGACCAACCCGCTGCGGCAGGACGGCGCGGTGGGCTACCGCGTGATGCATCCGCAGGACGATCCGCGCCGCGACTACCGCGCCATCTACGACGTCAGCGGCGATGCCAGCCTGCTGGACAGCCTGATCGGACGCCTGGCCTTCGGTGGCGAGGTTGTGCTGGCCGGTTTCTATGCCAAGCCGCTGTCGCTGAACTTTGCGCCGGCCTTCATGCGTGAAGCCCGCATCCGGGTGGCCGCCGAATGGAAGCGCCCCGACATGCTGGCCGTGAATGCGCTGCTGCATGCCGGACGTCTGTCGCTGGACGGGCTGCTGACCCACACCGAACCGGCCGAACAGGCGGGGGCCGCCTATGCGCAGGCCTTCGGTGATGCCGGCTGCCTGAAGATGGTCCTGGACTGGAGACACCACGCATGA
- a CDS encoding chlorophyllide a reductase iron protein subunit X, translated as MSTSTIPAEAPVHFQPRTQTLREEAAIEPDAPATGPVTKTTQIIAIYGKGGIGKSFTLANLSYMMAQQGKKVLLIGCDPKSDTTSLLFGGKACPTIIETSSRKKLAGEAVAIGDVCFKRDGVYAMELGGPEVGRGCGGRGIIHGFETLEKLGFHDWGFDYVLLDFLGDVVCGGFGLPIARDMCQKVIVVGSNDLQSLYVANNVCSAVEYFRKLGGNVGVAGMVINKDDGTGEAAAFARHAGIPVLAAIPAHDDIRRKSASYEIIGKPEGEWGPLFAELAANVAQAPPVRPKPQTQDELLGLFSAEVTGRDFQMEPATLFDMVGRTEIHKPTLEVVYDAA; from the coding sequence ATGAGCACCTCGACGATTCCGGCGGAAGCGCCGGTGCATTTCCAGCCCCGCACCCAGACCCTGCGTGAGGAGGCGGCCATCGAACCCGATGCGCCCGCCACCGGACCGGTCACCAAGACCACGCAGATCATCGCGATCTACGGCAAGGGCGGCATCGGCAAGAGCTTCACCCTGGCCAACCTCAGCTACATGATGGCCCAGCAGGGCAAGAAGGTGCTGCTGATCGGCTGCGATCCCAAGAGCGACACCACCAGCCTGCTGTTCGGCGGCAAGGCCTGTCCCACCATCATCGAGACCAGCAGCCGCAAGAAGCTCGCGGGTGAGGCGGTTGCCATCGGCGATGTCTGCTTCAAGCGCGACGGTGTCTATGCGATGGAGCTGGGCGGGCCGGAGGTCGGCCGCGGCTGCGGCGGGCGCGGCATCATCCACGGCTTCGAGACCCTGGAGAAGCTCGGCTTCCACGACTGGGGCTTCGACTATGTGCTGCTGGACTTCCTGGGCGATGTGGTGTGCGGTGGCTTCGGCCTGCCGATTGCACGCGACATGTGCCAGAAGGTGATCGTCGTCGGCAGCAACGACCTGCAGAGCCTGTACGTGGCCAACAACGTCTGCAGCGCGGTGGAGTACTTCCGCAAGCTGGGCGGCAATGTGGGCGTGGCCGGCATGGTGATCAACAAGGACGATGGCACCGGCGAGGCCGCTGCCTTCGCCCGGCATGCCGGCATCCCGGTGCTGGCGGCGATTCCGGCGCATGACGACATCCGCCGCAAGAGCGCCAGCTACGAAATCATCGGCAAGCCCGAGGGCGAGTGGGGGCCGCTGTTTGCGGAACTGGCCGCCAATGTGGCGCAGGCGCCGCCGGTGCGGCCCAAGCCGCAGACGCAGGACGAACTGCTGGGGCTGTTCTCGGCCGAAGTCACGGGACGTGACTTCCAGATGGAGCCGGCCACGCTGTTCGACATGGTGGGCCGCACCGAGATCCACAAGCCCACGCTCGAAGTCGTCTACGACGCCGCCTGA